One genomic segment of Streptomyces sp. TLI_146 includes these proteins:
- a CDS encoding helix-turn-helix domain-containing protein, which produces MAALDLFGRRWNLRIVWELQHGPVGFRALQQRCDNMSSSVLRQRLTELLDAHLVTQQPDTTYTLTDLGRSAGQALRPLARWSDTWASALDEDGEKPTP; this is translated from the coding sequence ATGGCCGCCCTCGACCTGTTCGGCCGCCGCTGGAACCTGCGCATCGTGTGGGAGCTGCAACACGGGCCGGTCGGGTTCCGCGCGTTGCAGCAGCGCTGCGACAACATGTCCTCCAGCGTCCTGCGGCAACGGCTGACCGAGCTTCTTGACGCCCACCTCGTCACCCAGCAGCCGGACACGACCTACACGCTCACCGATCTGGGCCGCAGCGCCGGCCAGGCATTGCGCCCGCTCGCCCGTTGGTCCGACACGTGGGCCTCCGCCCTGGACGAGGACGGCGAAAAACCGACCCCGTGA